Proteins encoded within one genomic window of Ideonella dechloratans:
- the brxL gene encoding protease Lon-related BREX system protein BrxL — protein sequence MQLDDLDRKATAAFEGYVVRKDLVRTFSRQFPVPTYVVEFLLGRYCATTDEAEIQEGLDIVQRQLASRTVKAGEEELFKARAREAGSVKIIDIVTARLDSKTDSYIASLPSLRLTDVRLTPEMVKENERMLTGGFYAEVTLGYDASIAQEKGGRPFGVEALRAIQLSKRETLDVLAKGREQFSTAEWRDLLLRSVGFEPETLSERAKDALLLRMVPFVERNYNLVELGPRGTGKSHLFQQVSPYAHLISGGKATVARMFVNNASGQRGLVCQYDVVCFDEVSGVSFDQKDGVNIMKGYMESGEFSRGKESIRADGSIVLVGNFDVDVEHQQRIGHLFGPLPPEMRDDTAFMDRIHCFLPGWDVPKLNPTLFTAHFGLVSDFLSECFTQLRNQSRVSTLQGRVRWGGALSGRDLNGVNKTVSGLLKLMYPGSDMAVSEEDLEWAVRLALEVRRRVKEQQKRIGAAEFRNTHFSYTLGAEGVEKFVSTPELQSQGGIGDEPLECGQVWVLSPGGDEEHPGLFRLEVNEGPGSGVRVLNNPVPAAFKESIRCAEQNLYARAQQLVGDRDPRSHEFSVQLRGFDAAKAGAKTGVGALIALSSALLKKSVRGGLVVAGEVTLGGTIEPIHNAVTLAEIAVEKGAKSLLLPVSCRRQLFDLSDEMATKLDIEFYQDGRDALLKALTE from the coding sequence ATGCAACTCGACGACTTGGACAGGAAGGCAACCGCTGCCTTCGAAGGCTACGTGGTACGCAAGGACCTGGTGCGGACGTTCAGCCGCCAGTTCCCCGTGCCGACGTACGTGGTCGAGTTCCTGCTGGGCCGCTACTGCGCCACCACCGATGAGGCAGAAATCCAGGAGGGCCTGGATATCGTCCAGCGGCAACTGGCGTCGCGGACAGTGAAGGCCGGTGAAGAGGAGCTCTTCAAGGCCCGTGCTCGCGAGGCCGGTTCCGTGAAGATTATCGATATCGTCACGGCGCGCCTGGACTCGAAGACCGATTCCTACATCGCCAGCTTGCCCAGCTTGCGCCTCACGGACGTGCGGCTCACGCCCGAGATGGTCAAGGAGAACGAACGCATGCTCACCGGCGGCTTCTACGCCGAGGTGACGCTGGGCTACGACGCGTCCATCGCGCAGGAGAAGGGCGGGCGGCCCTTTGGTGTCGAGGCGCTGCGGGCCATCCAGCTCTCGAAGCGCGAGACGCTGGACGTTCTGGCCAAGGGGCGGGAGCAGTTCTCCACCGCCGAGTGGCGCGACCTGCTGCTGCGCAGCGTCGGCTTTGAGCCCGAGACCCTGTCGGAACGCGCCAAGGATGCGCTGCTGCTGCGCATGGTGCCGTTCGTGGAGCGCAACTACAACCTGGTGGAGCTCGGCCCTCGGGGCACCGGCAAGTCGCACCTGTTCCAGCAGGTGTCACCGTACGCCCACCTCATCTCCGGTGGCAAGGCGACCGTGGCCCGCATGTTCGTCAACAACGCCAGCGGCCAGCGCGGTCTGGTCTGCCAGTACGACGTGGTGTGCTTTGACGAGGTGTCTGGTGTGTCCTTCGACCAGAAGGACGGCGTCAACATCATGAAGGGCTACATGGAGAGTGGCGAGTTCTCCCGGGGCAAGGAGAGCATCCGGGCGGACGGCTCCATTGTGCTGGTGGGCAACTTCGACGTTGACGTGGAGCACCAGCAGCGCATCGGCCACCTCTTCGGGCCGCTGCCGCCCGAGATGCGGGACGACACGGCGTTCATGGACCGCATTCACTGCTTCCTGCCGGGCTGGGATGTTCCGAAGCTGAACCCCACGCTGTTCACCGCCCACTTTGGCCTGGTGAGCGACTTCCTGTCGGAGTGCTTCACCCAGCTGCGCAACCAGAGCCGGGTATCGACGCTGCAAGGGCGTGTGCGCTGGGGCGGTGCGCTGTCGGGCCGAGACCTCAACGGCGTCAACAAGACCGTGAGCGGCCTGCTGAAGCTGATGTACCCCGGCTCGGACATGGCGGTCAGCGAAGAAGACCTTGAGTGGGCCGTGCGCCTGGCGCTGGAAGTGCGCCGCCGGGTCAAGGAGCAGCAGAAGCGCATCGGCGCCGCCGAGTTTCGCAACACCCACTTCAGCTACACCCTGGGCGCCGAGGGCGTTGAGAAATTCGTCAGCACACCGGAGTTGCAGAGCCAAGGCGGCATTGGCGACGAGCCGCTGGAGTGCGGCCAAGTCTGGGTGCTGAGCCCCGGCGGTGACGAGGAGCACCCGGGTCTCTTCAGGCTCGAGGTCAATGAGGGGCCAGGGAGCGGGGTGCGGGTGCTGAACAACCCAGTGCCAGCCGCCTTCAAGGAGTCCATCCGCTGTGCGGAGCAGAACCTGTACGCACGGGCCCAGCAGCTGGTCGGAGACCGGGACCCGCGGTCCCACGAGTTCTCAGTGCAATTGCGTGGCTTTGATGCCGCCAAGGCCGGCGCCAAGACCGGCGTCGGAGCGCTCATCGCGCTGTCCAGCGCACTGCTGAAGAAGTCCGTACGCGGTGGATTGGTGGTTGCCGGTGAGGTGACGCTGGGCGGCACCATCGAGCCCATTCACAACGCCGTCACGCTTGCTGAAATCGCCGTCGAGAAGGGTGCCAAGTCCCTGCTGCTGCCGGTCTCATGCCGTCGGCAGTTGTTCGACCTTTCTGACGAGATGGCGACCAAGCTCGACATCGAGTTCTATCAGGACGGGCGCGATGCTTTGTTGAAGGCATTGACAGAGTAG
- the istB gene encoding IS21-like element helper ATPase IstB encodes MLNEQTLNQLRALRLDGMVAALSDAATHITASELPFEQRLALLVQREVDWRDSKRLERLLKAARLKVSSACLEDIDWRASRGLGREVITSLAGGDWLRHGHNVLLTGATGCGKTWLACALGQQAARLGFSVLYTRAPRLLQELHVAHGDGSLGKRLAQLARLDLLILDDFGIAPIAAHERNDLLELLDDRVGARSTLITSQLPVTAWHAWLDEPTLADAILDRIVHGSHKIALKGESMRKLAKAV; translated from the coding sequence ATGCTCAACGAACAGACCTTGAACCAACTGCGCGCCCTGCGCCTGGACGGCATGGTGGCCGCCCTCAGCGACGCGGCCACCCACATCACAGCCAGCGAACTGCCCTTTGAACAACGTCTGGCGCTGCTGGTGCAGCGCGAGGTGGACTGGCGTGACAGCAAACGCCTGGAGCGCCTGCTCAAGGCGGCCCGCCTGAAGGTCTCCAGTGCCTGCCTGGAGGACATCGACTGGCGCGCCAGCCGGGGCCTGGGCCGGGAGGTCATCACCAGCCTGGCCGGCGGCGACTGGCTGCGCCATGGCCACAACGTGCTGCTGACCGGCGCCACCGGGTGCGGCAAGACGTGGCTTGCCTGCGCACTGGGGCAGCAGGCCGCGCGTCTGGGCTTCTCGGTGCTCTACACCCGCGCGCCACGGCTGCTGCAGGAGTTGCACGTGGCCCACGGCGATGGCAGCCTGGGCAAACGGCTGGCGCAACTGGCGCGGCTGGACCTGCTCATCCTGGACGACTTCGGCATCGCGCCGATTGCCGCGCACGAGCGAAACGACCTGCTGGAGTTGCTCGACGACCGGGTGGGTGCGCGCTCGACGCTCATCACCAGCCAGTTGCCGGTGACGGCCTGGCACGCCTGGCTGGACGAGCCCACGCTGGCCGACGCCATCCTGGACCGCATCGTGCACGGCTCGCACAAGATAGCCCTCAAGGGCGAGTCGATGAGAAAGCTGGCAAAGGCCGTCTGA
- the istA gene encoding IS21 family transposase has product MPTPRVTMSKLRHTLQLLHRGALSTRQIGAALGISKSTVSEIASYARVAGVDWATAQSLNDDELQARLYKPPVARESRHLEPDHAHIHRELRRPGVTLQLLWEEYQQQHSGQAYKYSAFCEKYKAWARRLQRSMRQTHSGGDKLFVDYAGQTVPVVDASTGEIRPAQVFVAVLGASNYTYACATASQKAADWVASIIATLEFIGGVPRLLVPDQPRALMARPDRYEPTAHRLLEELCAHYSLAVMPARPAKPRDKPKVEVAVQVVERWILARLRHQTFFSLAELNRAIAALLVDLNQRAFKKLPGNRASAFAELDRPALRPLPAVRMPIARFKPARVNIDYHVELDGHYYSVPHALVGEPVELRITAGTVEVLHGGKRVAAHALNPRRGAHTTTPEHMPASHRAHLQWTPAKLIAWGERVGAATAAVVRWQMEHRQHPEQGYRSCLGLMRLGREYGADRLEAACARAQSIRSPSYKSIASILGCGLDQRPLDAPMAAQASLPLHENVRGPDYYH; this is encoded by the coding sequence ATGCCCACACCCAGGGTCACCATGAGCAAACTACGACACACACTGCAACTGCTGCACCGCGGGGCCTTGAGCACCCGTCAAATCGGTGCCGCCCTCGGCATCTCCAAATCCACTGTCAGCGAGATAGCCAGCTACGCGCGCGTGGCCGGCGTGGACTGGGCTACGGCCCAGAGCCTGAACGACGACGAACTCCAGGCCCGGCTTTACAAGCCACCCGTGGCGCGCGAGTCCCGGCACCTCGAACCCGACCACGCCCACATCCACCGCGAACTGCGCCGACCTGGCGTGACGCTGCAGCTGCTGTGGGAGGAATACCAGCAACAGCACAGCGGTCAGGCGTACAAGTACAGCGCCTTCTGCGAGAAGTACAAGGCTTGGGCCCGGCGCCTGCAGCGCTCCATGCGCCAGACCCACTCGGGCGGTGACAAGCTCTTCGTGGACTACGCCGGCCAGACCGTGCCCGTCGTGGACGCCAGCACCGGCGAGATACGCCCGGCCCAGGTCTTCGTGGCAGTGCTGGGCGCATCGAACTACACCTACGCCTGCGCCACTGCCAGCCAGAAGGCCGCTGACTGGGTGGCCAGCATCATTGCCACGCTGGAGTTCATCGGCGGCGTGCCCCGCCTGCTGGTGCCCGACCAGCCGCGCGCCCTCATGGCCCGCCCCGACCGCTACGAGCCCACCGCGCACCGCCTGCTCGAAGAACTCTGTGCGCACTACAGCCTGGCCGTGATGCCCGCGCGCCCGGCCAAGCCACGCGACAAACCCAAGGTGGAGGTCGCCGTGCAGGTGGTCGAGCGCTGGATTCTGGCCCGGCTGCGCCACCAGACCTTCTTCAGCCTGGCCGAGCTCAACCGGGCGATTGCCGCCTTGCTGGTGGACTTGAACCAGCGCGCGTTCAAGAAGCTGCCGGGCAACCGCGCCAGTGCCTTCGCCGAGCTTGACCGGCCGGCCCTGCGCCCCCTGCCGGCGGTGCGCATGCCCATCGCGCGCTTCAAACCCGCCCGCGTCAACATCGATTACCACGTCGAGCTCGATGGCCACTACTACTCGGTGCCCCACGCCCTGGTGGGCGAGCCGGTGGAGTTGCGCATCACGGCCGGCACGGTCGAAGTCCTGCATGGCGGCAAACGGGTGGCCGCCCACGCCCTCAATCCCCGCCGGGGTGCACACACCACCACACCTGAGCACATGCCGGCCTCGCACCGGGCGCACCTGCAGTGGACGCCGGCCAAGCTCATCGCCTGGGGCGAGCGCGTGGGTGCGGCCACCGCCGCCGTGGTGCGCTGGCAGATGGAGCACCGCCAGCATCCCGAGCAGGGTTACCGCTCCTGTCTGGGCCTCATGCGCCTGGGCCGTGAGTACGGGGCTGACCGGCTGGAGGCCGCCTGTGCGCGGGCGCAGTCGATTCGCTCACCGTCCTACAAGAGCATCGCCTCCATCCTGGGCTGCGGCCTGGACCAGCGGCCGCTGGATGCGCCGATGGCCGCACAGGCGAGCCTGCCGCTGCACGAGAACGTGCGCGGGCCGGACTACTACCACTGA